A stretch of Chitinophaga caeni DNA encodes these proteins:
- a CDS encoding MBL fold metallo-hydrolase, whose amino-acid sequence MIEIQHFTYNPFQENTYLLINDLQECIIIDPGCYFENERNELLQYIANRKLKVVKLWNTHCHLDHIFSNNLVSNTYDVLPVIHPLEQVILDHSQQTALMYGLPFPPSPQPNTFFEDGETITWGKDKIQVILTPGHSPGSVSFYCAEQAFLIAGDVLFYESVGRTDFPHCSHADLMDSIKNKLFLLPDQVKVFPGHGPATTIGHEKVHNPFIS is encoded by the coding sequence ATGATTGAAATACAACATTTCACTTATAATCCGTTCCAAGAGAACACCTACTTACTCATCAATGATTTACAGGAATGTATCATTATTGACCCCGGTTGTTATTTTGAAAATGAGCGAAATGAACTACTTCAATATATTGCGAACAGGAAATTAAAAGTCGTGAAGCTATGGAATACGCATTGCCATTTAGATCATATTTTTAGTAATAATTTGGTTTCCAATACTTACGATGTTTTGCCTGTCATCCATCCTTTAGAACAAGTGATTTTGGATCATTCCCAACAAACGGCATTAATGTACGGTTTGCCTTTTCCCCCTTCCCCGCAACCCAATACTTTCTTCGAAGATGGGGAAACAATCACCTGGGGTAAGGATAAAATCCAGGTAATCCTGACGCCGGGCCATTCTCCCGGGAGCGTTTCCTTCTACTGTGCCGAACAAGCATTTTTAATTGCCGGCGACGTTCTTTTTTACGAAAGTGTTGGAAGAACCGATTTTCCCCACTGTAGCCATGCCGATTTAATGGATAGTATAAAGAACAAGTTGTTTTTGTTGCCAGACCAGGTTAAGGTATTTCCAGGACACGGCCCGGCTACTACTATCGGTCATGAAAAGGTTCATAACCCATTTATTTCATAG
- a CDS encoding lipopolysaccharide biosynthesis protein, producing MSSIKKLTGQTLIYGVPTILGRFLNVFLTFGLTYLFNTTAQFGDYAVAYAYVTFLNVIFTYGMETAYFRFSQSDEYRKDVYPTALSSLLGSTLLLSSLMILFSQPMADLWRMSEHPEYVVWFAFIIGFDAICTIPFARLRQEGKAMKFSMIKFCNILIQVCSTLFFVGLCPWLEKHHPGHFLLFLYNPSISAVGYAFLSNLVASTATLLMLYKEFGSYNFKFNKRLWKDMMIYSLPLVIVGLAGMVNETLDRALLDHLLPYSVDKNKAIIGIYSACYKIAALINIFIQVFRMGAEPFFFNESNKSSAQQVYANVMYFFTIVCMAIFLVVVLFADTVWTRYLVDSAHHPEYLEGLIVIPILAFGYVCLGIYYNLTIWYKLTNKTLIGSFVTILGAVITVGMNIWLIPKIGFLGSAWATMVCYLVMMVATYFLGQKYYHVPYDIKAILSYIFLGLVIFSIYWWGVRRVPSDFVKLSCALLGVFIYVIWVWIKERRRLVGIFRRNAGS from the coding sequence TTGAGTAGTATAAAAAAATTAACGGGGCAAACACTTATCTACGGCGTTCCAACCATTTTAGGGCGGTTTTTAAATGTATTTTTGACCTTCGGTCTGACTTACCTTTTTAATACCACGGCGCAATTCGGGGATTACGCGGTAGCTTATGCCTACGTAACTTTCCTGAATGTCATCTTCACTTACGGTATGGAAACGGCCTATTTCCGTTTTTCTCAATCTGATGAATACCGGAAAGATGTGTATCCTACTGCATTAAGTTCCCTACTGGGCAGCACCTTGCTACTTAGCTCCTTGATGATCCTGTTTTCCCAACCCATGGCCGATTTATGGAGAATGAGCGAACATCCTGAATACGTGGTTTGGTTTGCTTTTATCATCGGTTTCGATGCAATTTGCACCATCCCTTTTGCCCGCTTACGCCAGGAAGGGAAGGCCATGAAATTTTCCATGATAAAGTTTTGCAACATCCTGATACAAGTTTGTAGCACCTTATTTTTCGTAGGACTTTGTCCATGGTTAGAAAAGCATCACCCGGGGCATTTCTTACTATTTCTCTATAATCCTTCCATTTCCGCTGTAGGCTACGCTTTCCTGTCCAACCTGGTTGCTAGTACGGCTACCTTGTTGATGTTGTACAAGGAGTTTGGATCCTATAATTTCAAGTTCAATAAGCGCTTGTGGAAGGATATGATGATTTATTCCCTGCCCTTGGTCATCGTAGGTTTGGCCGGCATGGTCAATGAAACATTAGACCGAGCATTACTGGATCATTTATTACCTTATTCTGTTGATAAAAACAAAGCCATTATCGGGATTTACAGCGCCTGTTACAAGATCGCGGCACTCATCAACATATTCATACAGGTATTCAGGATGGGAGCCGAACCCTTTTTCTTTAACGAGTCCAACAAATCAAGTGCGCAACAAGTTTACGCAAATGTCATGTATTTCTTTACCATTGTATGTATGGCCATATTTTTAGTCGTGGTGCTATTTGCAGATACGGTTTGGACAAGATACCTGGTAGATAGCGCGCATCATCCCGAGTACCTGGAAGGCTTAATCGTGATACCTATATTGGCATTCGGGTACGTTTGCCTGGGCATATATTACAATCTCACCATCTGGTATAAACTTACGAACAAGACCTTGATCGGGTCATTTGTAACGATCCTAGGGGCGGTTATCACGGTAGGCATGAATATTTGGCTGATACCGAAAATAGGTTTCCTGGGAAGCGCTTGGGCTACCATGGTATGTTACCTCGTTATGATGGTCGCCACTTATTTCCTGGGGCAAAAATATTATCATGTTCCCTACGATATAAAGGCTATTCTTTCGTATATATTCTTAGGATTGGTGATCTTCTCGATATATTGGTGGGGCGTGCGCCGGGTGCCGTCGGATTTCGTTAAATTAAGCTGCGCCTTGTTAGGGGTATTTATCTATGTAATTTGGGTATGGATCAAGGAAAGAAGGCGCTTAGTCGGGATATTCCGCCGAAATGCCGGCAGTTAA